Genomic window (Prosthecobacter fusiformis):
GCCGGCGATGCCCATGCACTGGGCGATGACGGAAAGGACGTTCTTTTTGCGCACCAGACCACCGTAGAAAAGAGCCAAGCCAGGAAGGGTCATGAAAATGACCAGGGCAGTGCTCGTCATCTGCCAGGCGTTGTGGCCAGGGCCAGGGCCTGCGATGTTGGACTTCCACTCGACATCACCGTCTTTACCGGCCTGGCCGTTGGTGACGTATTTTTCCAAGTCAAAGATCCGCTGCTCAACCGTTGGAGCGGCGGGTTCAGCGGCTGGCGCTTCAGCGGCTGCCGCTGGGGCTTCTACGACTGGGGCAGGAGCAGGAGCGGGTGCTTCAGCAACAGGTGCAGGAGCTGGTGCTGGGGCGGGAGCCGCTTCGGCGGGAGGAGGAGTGGCAGGTTCCTGTCCATAAGACAGGGGTTCGAGCGTAAGCCCCAATGTCGCAGCCGCGATTCCGGCAGCGAGCAGGCATGCAGTCCATCTGTGTTTGCTGGTAAGCATAGTTGTATCGTTTTGAGTTGGTGTTGTGGCGGCTACGGGAACCGTTCTTGTGAAGGCTAAGCAAGGGCCGTGCCAAATTTGATGCGCTATGGTTCACGAAAGTTTAGGCGCACGAAAAGCCTTGTAATCCTTAGGTTTTACGGACTTTTAACCCCTCAGACTAACCAAAAGCATTTCACAAATGGCCCCCTTTTTTCAGGATGCTGGAGGGGGCGTTTTCTGTGCCGGGGCGAGGCTGGCAGGGGGGAAGGTTTTACTTGAAGCGGACCCCGGCAGGGACGAAGACCGCGTCCCGGTTTCGGGGATTTTTTTCATGCCTGAAGATTTTTATATTTTTGTCATCGCCGGTTTTGTGGCCCAGCTCATCGATGGTGCCCTGGGGATGGCCTATGGCATCACGGCCTCCAGCCTGCTGATGGGCTGGGGTGTGCCTCCGGCGGTGGTGAGCAGCACGGTGCATGCGGCGGAATGTTTCACCACGGGGGCCTCGGCGCTGTCCCACCACGCGTTTGGAAACATCAGCAAGGATCTTTTTCGCCGCCTGCTCATCCCGGGCATCATCGGGGCTGCTGTCGGCGCATACTTACTGAGCGTGGTGGATGGGGAGATGATCAAGCCGTATATTTCCGGGTATCTGCTGATCATGGGCCTGGTGATCATCACGAAGGCGTTCATGCCGTTTCCGCCCCGGGAGGTGACGACGAAACTGACGCCGCTGGCGCTGGTGGGCTCGTTTCTGGATGCTATCGGCGGGGGTGGCTGGGGACCCATCGTGGCGACGAACTTGATCGTGCGCGGAAATTCCCTGCGGCATGCGGTGGGCAGTGTGAATGCGGTGGAGTTTTTTGTGACGCTTTCCGCCTCCATCACGTTTTTCCTGAGTATCGGCCTGGGGCACTGGCAGGTCATCGCGGGACTGGCGCTGGGCGGGGTGCTGGCGGCTCCGCTGGGGGCCTTTCTGACGAAGAAGCTGCCGCAGCGCCCCATGATGGTGCTGGTGGGCGTGCTGGTGGTGCTGATGAGCCTGCGCACGCTGCTGAAGGCGCTGGGTTATGCCACGTGGATCTGAAGACTGCGGGCCGGAGCCTAAGGAGTCGGGGCGTCCCGCCCCGACTGCGGACGCACCTCGCTCACTGCACGGATCTTTTCCTTCCCGCTGATCAAGACAAGATTTGAGGCCATCCTGGCCTCAGTCTGTGGGGGCGGGACGCCCGCACTCCTTGCTTCAGCAGCGCCCCCCTCTCCTTGCACATGCCCGCAGCGCAACCCAAGGAG
Coding sequences:
- a CDS encoding sulfite exporter TauE/SafE family protein, translated to MPEDFYIFVIAGFVAQLIDGALGMAYGITASSLLMGWGVPPAVVSSTVHAAECFTTGASALSHHAFGNISKDLFRRLLIPGIIGAAVGAYLLSVVDGEMIKPYISGYLLIMGLVIITKAFMPFPPREVTTKLTPLALVGSFLDAIGGGGWGPIVATNLIVRGNSLRHAVGSVNAVEFFVTLSASITFFLSIGLGHWQVIAGLALGGVLAAPLGAFLTKKLPQRPMMVLVGVLVVLMSLRTLLKALGYATWI